The genomic DNA gggtcccttccaacccaggacattctatgatccAGCTGGAAGTTcttttgctgctgtctctgAAACTACCAAGTAAAAAGTCTGGTAATGACCAAGATGATGACAATTTAATTtgatatatgtatttatttttttttttaaataggttttCTTGCTTGAAGAATGCCTGTACATAGGTGCCTTTCTCTTGAACCAGGAGactttttcatctgtttttttcctgccttcacTTTCACCTGACCTGTTGTTGACAGAGTGATGTGTGCAGCCTCCTCTAATGAGGCGGCCGGGAGAGCCTGGTAGCGTGGTACGGGTGATTGCACTGCTCTTCCTGCAATAAGGGCAGGATTTCTGTCCCTTTGTACCCCTCTGTCAGTTTTAGGGACAAACAGTCTCTCGATCATGGTGAACTTGGAAGTTCATTACTGAAGTGTTGAGTATTGCTGTCCTGAAACTGAGCCGTGGCCAAATTAAGAAGGTATATATTCAATAAGCCTTCTTGGAGTCCCTGCTGTGCTACAGGAACATGATGtacaaagaaggaaattttgTGCTTctttagtggggttttttttgttgataAAAAGATGCAGGACTTTCAGTTCCTTGCGTGAACTGTTCAGCTTAAGAAATTTTCCAGTATTTGAAGTGGTGACAGAGCTCCACAGCTTGCGTTTGGGATTCTAATGCTTTCTGTCTGGAGATCTCAAGGAGCTATGCATTTATCAAATTCAGCTTTTACGGCGCCTCTGTGAGATGAAATTATCGTCGCTTGTCAGATGGGAAAACAAGAAGATGTGACCTGCCCAAGATCGCTCTGCAGACCCGTGTCAGGAGAGGAACAGGCTCCTTCCTCCCTTAACTTCAAAATCAATTCATGAAAGCAAAGAACTTGCCTTGTTTTGTAGACATAGGTGGTGTTACACGTCCCGATGTGCTCCAGTAAGAAATGCTGTCTGAACAGACAGTTTTCTCCGAATTAGCAGCTGTcagcttgttttatttcagcattgGATAAATTCACTGGGCTGAGCCCGTCCCTCCTGTAACCTGTTCATTGACTGACCCCGGCCTCTGCACATGGGTCCAATTGACATAATAAACAATTACTCTGTATACCTTTAGTAATGTGAACATTAATATTGATCCAGCACTGACTTCTCtaacaaccccccccccccaaaaaaaaaatatttgttatctTGAGAAACCTCCCAAACAGCTCTAGTCTCATTACAGGAGAGAGTTATTAGGGCAGATGGCCGAGGTGATATCCATTTGACCTATAGATGCTAACTCAAGAGTTGGATCATTAATAAGGTGGCTGGAGATAGGGAGAGATGGCAGTAAAGAGAGTTAAAAAGCAATCCTGTGCACAAAGGATTGCGCGTCGAGAAGCGCCGGGTCGAGAATGAGATGGACAGAGGTGAAAAAGTGGCTGCATGGTTTTAAATGCTCATCGCCGAGTCAAGCAGATGGCACTTAAAAGCTGATGTTTTCCCCATATTTAGTTCCTGCTCCTGTGAATCcttctggaggaaaaagaacCTGCGGCTCTTGAACATAAGACAGAGATTTCACTTTTTCTAATtaacccccctgccccccccaaaaaaaaccaaacaaacaacaacaaacctgcTTTATTGTTTTCTGCCACGGCCACAGCTGCGGTGGCTCAGCTTTGAAAGccgctgcctggcagaaaaccAGCGCTCGCTGAGGATCAGACCGTGGCCTCGTTCCAAGAGAAATTTGGGTTTCATTTGACCACGATAGGATTCCAGATTGTCATCTGAGCATGTCTGAAAAGTGGTGAATGTGTGTCAGTAGTTAAGTGCTCGTGAACTTCCTTAGTCCCCGGATTGTTCAGGACTGACCCAGGCaattttttccagatgttttgGGGAATCCAAGTCCATATAAAAGGGATGGtaaatgctgctgcttccttaCTAAGTTGTCTTTGTGGCTTGCAGGAATGTGCATGAAAGCTGGAGCCAAGACACCCCAATTTCTAGTCTCACCTCTACAAACTGCACTTTAACCTTTTCTGCCCTTCGCTGGCACCTCCACACAAGATCACAGAAACTTTGTGGGCCTGGTGCAAACTTTACTTgcccttattaaaaaaaaaaaaagtattgctttttttaaaattgtacaAAACTCCAGTCCCTGTTCTCCAAACCTCCCCTGAAATTGTTTTTTCACCTTTgatccagcagctgctggttttctgcAGTCCTGAGTAGGTAAAACATGAGAAGCACCTTGGGATGGGAAGGAGTTACAAAAATATGGAATATTGCAGTGCCCTTCCGTGAGACACTGTACAACACAGTGGCTGGTTAAGCGGACACCGGGCAGAAACCTTTAGCAAATAAATGTTCTGATTTTTCTActatatgtaattttttttctatttattgcAGTAGTTTCTCTTTGACTTTATTAACTCTTTTTATCCCCATGTTTTTTAGATTAAAATGGTTTATGTTGCTATTTCTAAAGTCTGCACGATCAAACCCTGTCTTTCATAATGTTTGCATTTGGCTACACTTTTCATCTTGTAGCTGAGGCAGAAGACTTCTCTAAATCCTGATTTTAAAgtaatgtgtttgttttaaattttagcactctttaaaattttaaatgaaaacaaactagGTTGAATGGGGTTGGGAGGGAATTGCTCAGTAGCAACCGGTGCTGCATGACATCTGATGAATATCAATTCTTCATCCCCAAAACAGTTTTGAGCCGATGAAGGCAGCTGATTCTGCAACAGCTTAAATGGAGattgaaattatttccatgatctggaagcagattttttttccccgctcCCATAGCAGGTGCAGGCTGGGTCTGCAGTGATTTCTCAGTTATACTCGAactttgcagtttaaaaaatttaatgtcAGTGCCTAGCCAGGCAAAACCGAACTCCctaacatttctgtttttcacgGAAGGCTAAGACTTTATCCTCGGGCAAAGTCTCCTCTCTGGGCTGGCTGCTGTAAATCCTCTGGGCCCTGGCAAAAGCCAGAGTTGCTAGCTCATTTTACTTAATTTGTGATGCTGGCAAGATTtgtgctgcagcccagggctctTGACTCAACCCTCCTAAATCAGAGCATTGACATTACGGCAGAGAAACACCAGcacagaaaacctgaaaataaatgcctcgaaaagagatttttcagaaagatgctGCCTTGCAAAGCTTTAAATGATGTTAGGGTAACATTCTAAGTTTCTCGGTGTTTGCTTCTTTAAAACCACCTGCTCATTAAGAAGCTGGGTTTTATCTGCTGTCATAATAAATGTTTTTTGCTGCGTATTTCATGTGAGAATGTTGGGGCACTTGATATCTTTCTGCAGAAACCCTGCTAGACAAAATGTCATGTTTTGCAGATGGGTAAACAGAGACATGGGTTGAAGTGAAATGAGGTTGTCTACACAGGAACGTCAACCAGCATAGGTGTAATGATGTAATTACAGCAAATATAAATGTGTCAGGTTAATGCCGGTGTGCTCGTTCTTATTCCAGACTAAGAATCCTTTTTCCCGCTCGGATAATTCCATTTTGAAAGTGAGGAAGTGTATCTGAGAGGATAAAGTGCTTGGCTGTGGTTGGGGAGATCAGAGGTTCTCTTCTCAAACCTGCTGTGGATTTGCTGGGAGATCTCAAGtgaattttctcctttctctgcacCATGATGTCACATGTGTAGGACTGAAGATGGCATTAtatgtaggggaaaaaaataatcgctattaaacaaaaaaccagagcAATCACAGAGGTGGTGTCCACAGTGTCTTGAAACAGTTGGTGCCTGATGTCCACACTGTGcatatttcaggttttattttacttccaaaagctggtttttttaGGTCTCGTAGCCTGAATGCCCACTGGCGACTCGAGCACTTTAGGTGCATTCCTCTGGcaacattaatttcattttgctttcactgCGGCAGGAAGGCAGCGCACCGACTCCAGGGTTGCTCCGTggtgcaaacaaaacaaaggcataTCATCATAACAGATAACGTCCATGTGCAGCGAGCGCTTAAGATGGTACCAGAGGCAGAACCTGGCAGGTTGAGTGGGGCTTAGTCCTCTGCTTTAACCTTCagactgtgctgctgcaggaaaaacaaaccaggtTTAGGAAGACATTTTCCTAGTAGTTAATCTGCGGTCAAAATTGTGTGATATATAAGCAGGACAGATCATTCGAGTGAATTTTACTTTCATGTCTGCTTTGCGTTCTGCTttgttacaggaaaaaatgcttcaagGTTCATGTTATTGTAATCCCACCAACTTCAGTAAGAAATAATCGGGATGTTTTTTAGGTAGAACTGACACCTTGGACCTTCTCCACAAGGTTTACCACCATTTGTGAGCTCTGCCTTCAGATCCTTTGCTCATGGGTTTGACATTACACCACGATGAGGGCACCTGCCACTTGTGGTGGCTGATGCAAGACAGAGGAGATGCAAGACTTTCCTTCCAAGTAGAGGAGTAAGAAGCTGTTAGGTGGCCAGTTATCTCTTATGGGCTGAGATACATGTGAACATTTGCTCTGATGcctgtttgtttctgtaaaacacattttcattatcctaatgcttttttaaaatgttctttcttacagaagaggaagaggaacagGTGCCTACTGATGGAGGTACATCTGCAGAGGCCATGCAGGTACCACTGGAAGAAGAGGGAGATATGGAAGAGGACGAGGCAATTAATGATGAGAACTACTTGAGCAAGAGACCATTAGAAAGTCCTGATGCTGAGGAATTTCCACCTGTGAAACGGCCAAAACCGTCCGTTTCCTTGGACGGAGGTTTGGAACCACGTGAGCCTCTTAGCTTAATAAATACTCAAAAAGTACCACCCATGCTTTCTCCAGTTCATGTTCAGGACAGTACAGACGTACCCCCTCCGTCACCAGAACCACCAATGTTGGCTCCCATTGCAAAATCGCAAGTGCCAACCCCCAAAACTTTAGAGGCAAAGCCGTTTGTACCCAAAACAAAGTCCAAAACAAGTTCTCCAGGACAGAAGACAAAATCACCTAAAACTACGCCCTCCCCAGTGGTAACTGGAAGCCCCATACGTTCACCAAAACCTggttccaaagaaaaaaagtcaccaGGTCGCGCCAAGAGCCCAAAAAGTCCGAAAAGTCCAAAGGTTCCTGCTCATGTTCCCCAACCACCTGTCAAGCCTGAAACACCAAGTAGAACCCCTGCGGCTGCATTAAGTGACAagataggaaaggaaaacattcaaGTAAAACAAGGACAGACGCCACCTGAGCCTGCTGCCAAGCCAAATATTGAAAACCAGACTAAGAAAGCACCAGTAATGGACAAGACCATTGATGATTCAATTGATGCTGTGATTGCTCGTGCGTGTGCAGAACAAGAACCGGATCCCTTTGAGTTTTCCTCTGGTTCTGAATCAGAGGGGGAAATTTTTATCAGTCCTAAGAGACTTTCTGTTTCAGAGACTACGACTCCTAAACCTTCTGTTTCTGCCAATAATGCAAATAAGGCAGGAGCGACTCCAATACCTCCCTCAGGTGGGACTTCAAGTTCAGACATTTCATGGACAATGGATGACTCAATTGATGAGGTCATTCGAAAGGCAAACATGGGGACACCTTCTAATCCTCCTACCAACTTCACTtacttctcctctccttccgcTTCACCGCCAACTCCAGAACCTCTTATCAAAGTCTATGAGGAGAAAACCAAGTTGGCTTCATCAGCAGAAGTgaaaaagaagttgaaaaaggagctgaagacaaaaatgaagaagaaagaaaaacaaaaggaaaaagataaagagaaaaacaaggagaaaaataaggagaaggaaaagggcaAGGAGAAGGACAAAGACAAGGAAGGAAACAAGGAAGCGAAATTTCAGTGGAAGGAGCTGCTCAAAGATGAGGATCTTGATCCTTATAAATTCAAGCTGAAGGACTTTGAGGATGCTGACACAAAAGTAAAGTTGAAAGATGGCAATaccaaaaaagagagagaaaaacataaagataaaaagaaagagaaagagaaaggcaaaaaagacaAGGAtaagaaagacaaagagaaacttAAAGATAAGGGTAAGGAAGATAAGATAAAGGCTCCATCAGCACCTCTTGTGTTACCTCCCAAGGAAATGTCTTT from Caloenas nicobarica isolate bCalNic1 chromosome 1, bCalNic1.hap1, whole genome shotgun sequence includes the following:
- the TAF3 gene encoding transcription initiation factor TFIID subunit 3, which codes for MCETYSRWLLRVSVAQICQALGWDSVQVSACDLLTDVLQRYLQGLGRGCHRYCELYGRTDPVLDDVGDAFKLMGVNLHELEDYIHNIEPVTFAHQIPSFPVSKNNVLQFPQPGSKDAEERKEYIPDYMPPIVSSQEEEEEEQVPTDGGTSAEAMQVPLEEEGDMEEDEAINDENYLSKRPLESPDAEEFPPVKRPKPSVSLDGGLEPREPLSLINTQKVPPMLSPVHVQDSTDVPPPSPEPPMLAPIAKSQVPTPKTLEAKPFVPKTKSKTSSPGQKTKSPKTTPSPVVTGSPIRSPKPGSKEKKSPGRAKSPKSPKSPKVPAHVPQPPVKPETPSRTPAAALSDKIGKENIQVKQGQTPPEPAAKPNIENQTKKAPVMDKTIDDSIDAVIARACAEQEPDPFEFSSGSESEGEIFISPKRLSVSETTTPKPSVSANNANKAGATPIPPSGGTSSSDISWTMDDSIDEVIRKANMGTPSNPPTNFTYFSSPSASPPTPEPLIKVYEEKTKLASSAEVKKKLKKELKTKMKKKEKQKEKDKEKNKEKNKEKEKGKEKDKDKEGNKEAKFQWKELLKDEDLDPYKFKLKDFEDADTKVKLKDGNTKKEREKHKDKKKEKEKGKKDKDKKDKEKLKDKGKEDKIKAPSAPLVLPPKEMSLPLFSTPTAMRLPSMLPSLSPMLPEKLFEDKEKPKEKKKDKKEKKKKKEREKDKEKEKKEKEKERKEREKKEKEKEKHKHEKIKVEPVVPAPSPVIPRLTLRVGAGQDKIVISKVVPAPEAKPSTPVSRPKTPPPVPSPVPAPIHVTPPSAPAPPPPQATVSQVLIPPPSPAVSAAAGSKAPVRSVVTETVSTYVIRDESGNQIWICPGCNKPDDGSPMIGCDDCDDWYHWPCVGITTAPPEEVQWFCSKCANKKKDKKHKKRKHRAH